The genomic interval CTGGATAATTCACTCAGTATGCAGAATGAATCCGGTAAGAACCGTAACCTGGACGTAGCTACCGAGCAGATTGATCAGATTTTAAATGTACTGCCTAATACACCTTCCTTTCAGCTACTTACCAATGATTTTGAAAGCCGCGACCAGTTTGTAGCAGGGCGGGATAAACTTAAAGACCGGTTAACAGAAATTAATCTTTCCAATACTTCCCGTTCGCTGGAAGCCGTGCAAAGAAGGCAACTCAGTTTGCTCGAAAAATATTCTTCTTCTCCGCAAAATCAGGTATTCTGGTTTTCAGATTTTCAGAAAAGTACGGCTGGCGAACTAGGAAAGATAGCGTTAGATTCACTCAACCAGTATTTTCTGGTACCGGTGCAAGCTGAAGAATCTGGCAATATATTTATAGACTCTTTGTGGCTGGCTACTCCGTTTGTAAAAGAAATGGAAACCAATGAACTCAATGTACGCCTGGTGAATACAGGCAGCGAAGAAATTGAAAATTTACCAGTTAAACTTTTTATAGATAACAAACAGGTTTCTTCTTCTACCATTACCCTGGAAGGAAATGCTGCGGGGCAACTGGTATTCAATTTTACGGTACAGGAAAAAGGATTTCAGCGGGGACGCATTTCTTTTGAAGATTATCCGGTCACCTTCGATAACGAATACTATTTTGTAATTAATGCAGCGCCAGTTATTAATATATTGCACCTGTATGCCGGACAGCCTGCACCATATGTTCCTGGGGTATTTGGGAACGAATCTGTATTTTCGATTAAAAGTTATAACATTGCTAATGCTGACCTGGCACAGATTAAAACCTCCGATCTGGTAGTCATAGAAAATTTACCTGCGCTGGATGCTACCTTACGTAACCAGGTAGAAAGTTTTGTAAAAGACGGTGGCAGCGTACTGATATTTCCAGGTGCACAGGCAGATATTAGTTCTTACAGCCAGATGCTGGGTAATTTAGGTATACGTGGGGTTCAACGGTCAAGCTATCTGCCAGTAACGGCCGTAGCCAATACGAATACCTATGATACTTCGCCTGCCAATGTGCTGGCTCCCCCAGACATGCGGAATCCCTTCTTTGAATCTATTTTTGAAAATTCAGTGCAGAAAGGAACAATCAATATGCCATTTGCCAATCCGGTGATTGAGTGGAGCAATGGCGGTACTGCATTATTAAAATTCAGAAATAACCAGCCTTTCCTTAGCCAGTTTACTGCTCTGAAAGGGAAAGTATATCTGGCTGCCAGTCCGGTGGATATGGCCTATAGCAATTTTCCTAAACATGCGCTTTTTGTACCAGTGTTGTATAAAGTTGCTTCGCTAAGCAAATCGCAGGAACGTTTATCCTATTCTTTTCAGGAGCCCAGTATTGCCATCAAGGTAAATAATACTGGAACCGACCAGGTGTATAAATTAAAGAAAGATAAATTTGAGATTATTCCTCCGCAGCGGAAAGTGAGCAACCAGCTTATTTTTGAACTGCCACAGGTGAGCCAGGCGGCCAGTGAAATGCCCGAATCCGGTTATTATGAATTAGCCCTGAACGATACCACCGAATATATTCTGGCTTTCAATTACGATAAGCGTGAATCTCAGATGGATAGCTACAATGCTGATGAACTGAAAAAAATATTTGCCGGAAAAAAGAATGTACAGGTGTATGATTCGGTAAAAGAAGGTAATTTCGCCGACGATTTCAAAGCCCGCAACATTGGCCGTAATCTGTGGAAGTATTGCCTGATTGCTGCCTTGTTCTTTTTACTGACAGAAATCGCCTTGATCCGTCTGTTGTAAACTGGCTCTGAAATCGCTCAGAATATAGCCTAAACATACTGCTCCAGGTTTGGTAGCGGATTTTTACTTATGAAGATACATATCCCCTCTGCCCAGATTATTGACCCCAAATCTCCCTTTAACGGACAGCAAAAACAACTCTGGATTGAAAATGGCCTGATCGCCAGCATCACTGATGCAGCGGAAAAAGCTGGTAAAGAAGCAGACTATGTAGTAGATATTGCTGGGCTGAAAGTTTCTCCGGGCTGGGTAGATATGCGAGTGGCGGCCAAAGATCCGGGCTACGAACACCAGGAAGATTTATTTTCGGTACGGGAGGCTGCGGCAGCCGGTGGGTTCACTGAAATTGCTTTACTGCCCAATACCCATCCGGTGGTACAAACCAAAGAGGCTGTTACGTATGTGCAAACCAAGGGAAATACACATGCAGTAAAAGTGTATCCCATGGCGGCTGTTTCCATAGATATTAAAGGCAAAGAGCTCACAGAAATGATCGACCTTCACATGGCTGGAGCCATTGCATTTACTGATGGACTCAAACCGGTATGGCATTCCGATATTCTGGTAAAAACACTTCAATACCTTCAAACATTTGGTGGCCTGCTTATTAACCGTCCGGAAGATGTGCTGTTGACACAATTCGGGCAAATGCATGAAGGCGTTACCAGTACAATGCTTGGATTAAAAGGAATACCAGCTTTGGCCGAAGAAATGATGATTGCCAGAGATTTACGTTTTCTGCAATATGCCGGAGGAAAAATTCATTTTTCAGCCATATCCACGGCTACTTCTATAGAACTCATCCGGCAGGCTAAACGCCAGGGCTTACAGGTAACTTGTGACATGACTGCCCATCAGATCGCTTTTGACGATACGGCTTTATTGAATTTTGATACTAATTTGAAGGTAAATCCACCATTCCGCAGCCAGGCAGATATTGAAGCCCTCTGGCAAGGTTTAGCCGATGGAACTATAGATGCGATTGTATCTGATCATAATCCGCTTGATGAAGAGAGCAAAAAGCTGGAGTTTGATCTGGCTGAGTTCGGCATTATTGGCTTACAAACGGCTTTTGCTGTAATACATACCCATAATCAGCTTTTATCGCTGGAACAACTTATTGAGAAATTCACCATCCGTCCAAGAGAGATTCTGCAATTGCCGGCTGTACATATGGCAGAAGGTCAGCCTGCCAATCTTACGCTATTTACTACAGAGCAGGAATGGACGTTTACCGAAAAACAAATCCGTTCTAAATCCCGGAATACGCCTTTTATTGGACATACTTTTACAGGAAAGCCTGTAGGAATTATCAATAATGGGAAAGTTGTGTTGAGTGATGCGAGACCTGCGTACAGAAGATAAGTCAAGGTTTTAGTAAGGATTCTAAATACAAGAAAAGCTATTTTCCTCTTTCCATACACAAATTAGCTGCAATCCGGATCAGGGATGATTTATGATTATCACTCGCTATCGGACTGGTAGCCATCCATTTTTTGTAGGTTTCCCACACAATATATTCGGCATCTTCCACAGAACCATAAAAATTATAGGCAAGGTTAAAAACCAGTTTCTGATACAAAGTTGTAAAATTGTGCGCTCCCATAATCCTGTATTTTTAAACGGCCTGTAATTAGTAAAAATAATGATTCAAATATGTTTTTTGTGCTTTTGAATATAAGACAACCGAACTGACTTGTACCCCTATGTTATCCCAATAAAATATCATATTTTTAATGACGGATTACCTGTGATAATATTTTACATAAAAACATTATTGTAGGTAAGGATACATGGGTATAGTAAGCACTTAATAAAATGAAAAGCCTGATAAATAAGCATCACTTTCTGAGTACGCTTTTCATATTTACAATAATGTGGCTGGTATCAAAGATTCCACTACAATCTGAAATTTTAAATCCCGCCAAAGCCGCCTTTGCAGATTTTGAACTCACTGATATAGTCTTTTCAAAGCTACGGTCCGACAAGCCGAATGCGGATACTAATATTGTAATTGTGAATATTGGTAAATTAGACCGGGCAGGTATTGCAGCACAAATTACTACCCTCAATAAATTTAAACCGAAAATAATCGGGATTGATGCAGCCTTTCGCCGGCCAAAAGATCCGGAGGGAGACAGCGCTTTAGCAAAAGCATTTTCTGAAGTGGATAACCTGGTTTTGGTAAGTGGATTTGGTTCTCATCTACCCGATAAACAAACTAAGCAATTTGATACACTGGAAACATCCCATGCCATGTTCAACCAGCATGCGGTAACCGGATTTGCCAATATTATTATAGCTGAAAATGATGTATATAAGCCTGTCCGGAGTTTTAGCCCGAAGGAAATAGTGTACAACCGGACGGAATTCGCCTTTCCTGTTAAAATGGCTCAAATCTATAATCCGGAAGTAACTGAGCGTTTTTTGAAACGCAATAATGAGGTTGAGTTTATTAATTATAAGGGAAACATAACCAATGGCGCTTTTTATGCTTTGGATGTAGAAGATCTTTTTGACCCTGATATTGATCTGAGTTTTGTTAGTGGAAAAATTGTATTGATGGGCTTTATGGGGGAAAGTTTCTCCTCCCGTACGCTGGAAGACAAACTATATACCCCTCTGAACGAAATTTACATTGGCAAGGCTCATCCGGATATGTATGGCGTAGTTGTCCATGCCAATAGTATATCTATGATTTTGCGGGAAGAATACGTTGATGTAGCACCCGGACTTGTTGAGATCAGTGTTGCTGTGATTCTTTGTTTTTTGAATGTAGTACTATTTAGCTATCTCATGAAAATATCTGGTGATTGGTACGACAGCCTCACCATTTTGATTCAGCTGATTGAAACCTGCCTAATCATGTTTATTGTAGGTTTCCTATTTGATGTATTCACGGTAAAAATTAATTTAGGAGTGGCTTTGGCAGCAGTTTTGCTTT from Rhodocytophaga rosea carries:
- a CDS encoding BatA domain-containing protein translates to MNFLYPSFLFGLLAVAIPIAIHLFNFRRTRKVYFTNVAFLKNVDTSTSSFRRLKHVLILAARTLFVIFLVLAFAQPYIPSQNNRAINTSSGVTSLYLDNSLSMQNESGKNRNLDVATEQIDQILNVLPNTPSFQLLTNDFESRDQFVAGRDKLKDRLTEINLSNTSRSLEAVQRRQLSLLEKYSSSPQNQVFWFSDFQKSTAGELGKIALDSLNQYFLVPVQAEESGNIFIDSLWLATPFVKEMETNELNVRLVNTGSEEIENLPVKLFIDNKQVSSSTITLEGNAAGQLVFNFTVQEKGFQRGRISFEDYPVTFDNEYYFVINAAPVINILHLYAGQPAPYVPGVFGNESVFSIKSYNIANADLAQIKTSDLVVIENLPALDATLRNQVESFVKDGGSVLIFPGAQADISSYSQMLGNLGIRGVQRSSYLPVTAVANTNTYDTSPANVLAPPDMRNPFFESIFENSVQKGTINMPFANPVIEWSNGGTALLKFRNNQPFLSQFTALKGKVYLAASPVDMAYSNFPKHALFVPVLYKVASLSKSQERLSYSFQEPSIAIKVNNTGTDQVYKLKKDKFEIIPPQRKVSNQLIFELPQVSQAASEMPESGYYELALNDTTEYILAFNYDKRESQMDSYNADELKKIFAGKKNVQVYDSVKEGNFADDFKARNIGRNLWKYCLIAALFFLLTEIALIRLL
- a CDS encoding CHASE2 domain-containing protein, which translates into the protein MWLVSKIPLQSEILNPAKAAFADFELTDIVFSKLRSDKPNADTNIVIVNIGKLDRAGIAAQITTLNKFKPKIIGIDAAFRRPKDPEGDSALAKAFSEVDNLVLVSGFGSHLPDKQTKQFDTLETSHAMFNQHAVTGFANIIIAENDVYKPVRSFSPKEIVYNRTEFAFPVKMAQIYNPEVTERFLKRNNEVEFINYKGNITNGAFYALDVEDLFDPDIDLSFVSGKIVLMGFMGESFSSRTLEDKLYTPLNEIYIGKAHPDMYGVVVHANSISMILREEYVDVAPGLVEISVAVILCFLNVVLFSYLMKISGDWYDSLTILIQLIETCLIMFIVGFLFDVFTVKINLGVALAAVLLSSNGLELYQNIVLKIYQKRKTLRIIKLKKQAT
- a CDS encoding dihydroorotase, yielding MKIHIPSAQIIDPKSPFNGQQKQLWIENGLIASITDAAEKAGKEADYVVDIAGLKVSPGWVDMRVAAKDPGYEHQEDLFSVREAAAAGGFTEIALLPNTHPVVQTKEAVTYVQTKGNTHAVKVYPMAAVSIDIKGKELTEMIDLHMAGAIAFTDGLKPVWHSDILVKTLQYLQTFGGLLINRPEDVLLTQFGQMHEGVTSTMLGLKGIPALAEEMMIARDLRFLQYAGGKIHFSAISTATSIELIRQAKRQGLQVTCDMTAHQIAFDDTALLNFDTNLKVNPPFRSQADIEALWQGLADGTIDAIVSDHNPLDEESKKLEFDLAEFGIIGLQTAFAVIHTHNQLLSLEQLIEKFTIRPREILQLPAVHMAEGQPANLTLFTTEQEWTFTEKQIRSKSRNTPFIGHTFTGKPVGIINNGKVVLSDARPAYRR